The nucleotide sequence CTCGCCAAGATCCGAACCCTGTGCGGCAACAAGCCCTGTGCCCCGGCTACCTCGCTCGCCGCGCTGATCCAGCGCGGGCCGGCGATGGCCCGCAGCGACACGCCGGCCGCTCCTAAGAAGAACTGAGCGCGCGCGCCACGGCGACCCATTCGGCCACGCTGACCGTTTCCGCCCGCCGCTCGGCCGCAATACCCAAACCCTGAAGCGCGTCGAGCGCGTTCGGGACCGACTTCAGGCTCTGGCGCAGCATCTTGCGGCGCTGGCCGAAGGCGGCGGCAGTAAGCCGCTCCAGCACCGCTGCATCGACCCCGTCGGGGGCGTCCTTGGGCACGATGTGGACCACCGCCGAGGCGACCTTGGGCGGCGGCACGAAGGCCGAGCGATGGACCGGCAGGGCGATGCGGGGCGCTGCCCGCCATTGGGCGGCGACGGCGAGCCGGCCATAGGCCTCGTCTCCCGCATCGGCGACGATCCGCTCGGCCACTTCCTTCTGGAACATCAGCGTCAGGCTCGCCCACCACGGCTTCCACTCCGCCGCCAGCCAGCGCAGCAGCAGCGCCGTGCCGACATTGTAGGGGAGGTTGGCGACGACATGCGCCCCCCGGCCGACCAGCGGCGCCTCGTCGACCTTCAGCGCATCCTCTTCCAGCACTTCCAGCCTGCCGGGAAACAGCGCCTGCAGTTCGGCCAGCGCAGGGATGCAGCGGCGGTCGCGCTCGACCGCGGTGACCCGCGCGCCGGCATTAAGCAGCGCGCCGGTGAGGCCGCCCGGGCCCGGCCCGACCTCGTAGACCGACTGGCCGTCCAGGTCGCCCGGAATGGCGGCGATGCGGGAGAGAAGCTGGCGGTCGAGCAGGAAATTCTGGCCGAGCGCCTTGGTCGCGCTGAGGCCATGGCGGGCGATCACCTCGCGCAAGGGGGGAAGGGCGGTCACCTCAGCCGTTGAGGGTGCGGTAACGGGCGCAGTCGGCGGCCATGCGGATCGCCGCCGCCATCGCCCGCGGATCGGCCCTGTCCTCACCGGCGATGTCGAAGGCGGTGCCATGGTCGGGCGCGGTGCGGATGATCGGCAGCCCCAGGGTGAGGTTCACCCCTTCCTCGAAATGCAGCGCCTTCAGGGGAATGAGCGCCTGGTCGTGGTACATGCACAGCGCGGCGTCGAAGCGGCCGCGCGCGGCGGTGTGGAACATGGTGTCCGCAGGCAGGGGCCCGACCACGTCCCAACCTTCGGCTCGCAGGGCTTCGATCGCCGGAATGATGATGTCGATCTCCTCGCGGCCGAGCGACCCGCCTTCGCCGGCATGCGGGTTGAAGCCGGCGACCGCAAGCCGCGGCTCGGCGATCCCGAAGTTCCGCTGCAGGCCGCGCAGCGTGACCCGCGCGCGCGCTTCGATCAGCGCGGTGCTGAGCAGGTCGGCCACCTCGCGCAGCGGCAGGTGGGTGGTGAGCGGCACCGTCCGCAGCGTCGGCCCGGCCAGCATCATCGCCACATTGTTCGACGACACGCCGCAGCGCTCGGCGACGAACTCGGTCTGGCCGGGGTGGGTGAAGCCGATCGCGTAGAGCTGGTGCTTGGACACCGGTCCGGTCACCACCGCCGAGCAGGATCCGGAGCGGGCGAGGCCGACCGCCAGCTCGAGGCTGTCGAGGCTGCAATGCGCGCCGGCGACCGTCGGCTGCCCGGCAATCCCGGCCTCGGCGGCGGGGACGGCGAGCAGGGGCAGGCCGTGCGGGAAAACGTCCTCGGCTTCGCGCGGGTTGGAGACAATGGCGATCGGGCCGTCCCAGACGCCCGTCAGGCTGCGCGGGTCGCCCACCGCGACGAATGGCGGCAGCTGGAGGGCGCGGCGGTTGTCCCAGCTCTTGGCGACGACCTCGGGGCCGATGCCGGCCGGATCGCCGAGCGACACGGCAAGCGGGGGAAGGGGCGGGTTCATCGCCCCGCCTCTAGTCCCTCGGCTCGGTCGCTGTCACCTCAGCGATAGTCGATGATCGCGTCGCGGCGAAGGTCGCGCAGGTAGCGGCGCGAGCGCAGGTTGACGCGCTCCTCCTGCAGCTGCGCGAACACCGCGTCCGGGTTCGGGGCATTGGCGCCCTGGTCCTCGTCCCGCCCGCAGATCACCAGAACTCGAACGCCTTCCTCGATAGACCCAAACGGCCGAGTAGCCTGCCCCACCTGCATCGGCAGCATCATCTCCTGGAGGGCTGGCGGTAGGTCGCGCAGGCGGACGTTGTCGGACTGGACGACGTCACCCTTGAAGTCGGCCGCGACCTTGTCGGCTCCGCCGCAGCCGCCGATGTTCTGCGCCGATGCGGCGAAGCGCTGCAGCAGCGGATCGGCCGACGCGGCATTGGTGCCGGCTGGGAAGGTGATCGACACCTGCTTCAGCGACAGCACGGCGTTGCGCGGATCGGCGGTCAGCACCTTGCGCGCGTCCTGCACGGCAAGGATGGAGAAGCCGCCGGGAATGGCGATCGGCTGGCTGAGCTGGCCCGGGCCCATCGCGCGGAGGGTAGCGGAAAGCTGGTCGGGAAGCTGCTCGGGGCGGACCCAGCCAAGATCTCCGCCCACCGCCGCCGTCGACGCTTCGGAGAACTGGCGGGCATAGCCGGCGAAGCTCGCCCCCTGCCGCAGCGCGGCGACGATGCGCTGCGCATTGGCGGCGACTTCGGCCTGATTGGCCGGAGTCGCGGCCAGAAAGATCTCGCCAACGCGATATTCCTGCGTGCCCTTCGAGGCGTTCAGGCGATCGATCACCGCCTTCACCTCGTCGTCACCGACGCTGACCTGGCTCTCGATCTTCTGCCGCTGCAGCCGCGACCAGGCGATCTCGCCCTCGATCTGGCGGCGGATCGAACGGATCGAGCTTCCGTTCTGCTTGAGATAGTCGGCCAGCTGCGACGGATTGCGCTTCACGCCTTCGGCAACACGCGCGACGGTGCGATCGATATCCGCCTGCGTGACCGTGATCTCCGCCTGCTTGGCGGCCTGGATCTGGAGCGTCTCGTCAATCAGGTTGCGCAGCACCTGCACCCGCAGCCGCTCTTCCTCTTCCTTCGGGATCGGCTGGTTGTTGGCGATGGCGAGCAGCGCCAGGCGCTGATCGATGTCGGTCTGGGTGATGACCTCGCCGTTGACGATGGCGCTGGCCTTGACGATCGCCGGGATCGGGCGGCCGTAAACGGTGACGGTCTCCGGAAGGTTCAGCGTCGCGCTGCTGTTCGGCGTCCGCGGCGCCGTTGCAACCTGGGCCGTGGCGACTCCCGCCATGCCGACCAGCAGAGCCGTCGTGAAAAGCGTCTTGGCAGTGGCCATGAGGAACGATCAATCCCTTGTTATCAAAGCAGTTCGCCGCAGATGCCAAAGGCGCGCTGAACCGGCGATGAGCGTGTCTTAGCGGCTCAGCCCCTTGAGCGACAGGCGGAAACTGAAGGTGCTCCCCTCGGCCCGGTCGCCGAGCCGCTCATAGTCGCGGCGCCAGCTGATGCCGAACGACAGGCAATCGTCCTCATAATCGAGGCTCAGCCGGTGGCGTACCGAATTGATGCCGTCCGCAAGGCTGAGCGGATCCTCGTCGCCGTTGGTGAGGTCGAGAACGCTCGCCCCGAACACCGACCAGAAGCGGTGGAACTTCCAGCGCCCGGCAAGGCGCAGCTCTTCCTTGTCGCGAAGATCCTCAACCGCCGCCTCGATGTTCCGGTTGAGCCGAAGATAGTCGATCCGCGCGTAGGTCTCGGTGGTCCCGACGGTGAGGTCGAGTTCGTTCCTGCGGACGGCGAAACTGTCCTTGTCGAGGCGGAAGCGGTGGGTGAGATCGATGAAGCGACCGACCTTGAGGCGCGTCCGGCCGACGAAGTCGGACCAACGATCGGTCAGCCCCGTGCCGTTGGGGAAGATCTGGGCGTCGCGGTTCAAGCGATAGGACTGGCCGACGTTGCTCGACACCGCCCAGCCCGGACGATCGAGGTTCCAGTCGAGCCCGTAGGTAATTCGGCTTCCGTCTTCCCACCGGTCATAACCGGGAAAGCGGTTGAGGGCGAACAGGTTGCTGTCCTCGAGATCGACCGACCGGCTGTCCTCGTTGGGCAGGCTGATGTTGGCGGTCGGCGGGGTGACCACCAGTTGCACGCGCGGAGTAAGCCGCTGCACCCCGCCGAGGAGATTGCCCATCAGCGGCCAGCGCAGCTCGGCGGCGGCGGCGGCGATACCGCGCCCCCGCCAGCCCTTCTCGCCGCGATAGAAGACCGTCGAGGTAAGCTCATTCTCGTCGCTGTGGTACACGTCGCCGCGGGCATAGCCGGTCAGCAGCAGCTCCTGGCCGAAGCGGGTCAGCCGGCGCATGTCCCACCGCGCCGAGGCGAAGGCGCGCTGGCTGTCCTGTCCCTCTCGGCGGAGCACGGCGAGGCTGTTGGCCTGAAGCTCAACGCGGCCCCCGAGCACCGGCTGGCCAAGGCGGACCCGCGCGTCGAAGGCGGGCAGGGCGATAGGGATGGTCCGCTGCACGTCATTCTGGCGGAGCCCCTGGAAGGCCCAGCCGGCCAGGCTGACGTAGCTGTCGGTGTCGATCCGCTCGAGGTCGAGGAAGTTGCGGAAGCGATCGTCGCGATTGATGTCGTAGAAGCGCGCGACCGTCTTGTCGGTTGCCGCGCGGACCTGCCCGGTCAGGCTCCAGTAGGGATCGAACTGGAGCTTGCCATTGCCTTCGACATAGGCGCGAAAGTCCTTGTCGTCCCGCGTGTCGTCGTAGCTGGTCGTATCGCCGTAGGTGACGAACGCGCCAAGCGAAAAGGCGCCGAGCTTGTTCAGTTCGCGGTAGCGCGCCTCAACGCCCGGCCTGATGCTGGTGTAGAGGTGCGGCGTCACCGTCAGGTCGCGGTTCGACCCGAAGTTGACATGATAGGGCACGGAGACTTCCAGCCCGCGCCGCCGGCTGTAGCGGAGCTCGGGGAAGAGGAAGCCGGTATAGCCTTCGCCGCCGCTTCCGGTGCCGAGGCTGAAGATGGGCAGCAACGGCAGAGCGACGCCGAAGATCTCGAGCCGCCCGCGCTCGAAGCGCACCCGCTCCGCCCGCTCGTCGTAGCGGACCCGCGCGGCGAGGATGCGCCAGCTCGGCCGCCGCGGACAGCCGGTCGTGCTGGTCACCTGACAAGGCGAATAGACGGCATTCTCCAGCGTGGTGACGTCCCCCTGCCGGGTCGCCCGGTCGGCCGCGAGCCGACCGCCGCTTTCCAGCACCACCAGCAGATTTTCGACCGTGGCGTCACGCAGCGCGTCGTCGAGCACCACCCGCTCGGAGATCAGCCGGTCGCCCTGCGGCTGGACGACGACGACATTGCCGGTCGCCACCACTTCGCCGCTGCGCCGGTCCCAGCGCACCTGGTCGGCGGCAAGGAAGGTGCCCTGCCGATTGACCCGCACCTGGCCGGTCGCGGTAACCACTTCCGCGTCGCTGTCGTAGGCGACGACGTCGGCGGTGAAGGCGATCTGGTCCTCGGGCACCGCGAGGCTGGTGCTGTCGGCGGGAGGGGGAGGGGCGGCAGGAACGGCGGCCGGCGGCGACGCTGGCGGACCTTGCAGCGGCTCGGACGACTGTGCCAGCGCCGGCGTGCCCAGCGCCAGGACCAGCGGCAGCGCTGTCCAAGCCGTTACGCCATGTCGCACCGTGTAGCCGCCTTGAATCCGCTGATGATCGTGACCGAAGCGCCGCCTATTGCAGCTTGGGCGGGCAGGGGCAACGGGCTTGGCAGCGCCCTGCCGCCTCCTTAGATGCCGCATCCATCCCCGCGCTTCCCGCTCATGCAGGTGACCATTCCCATGCAGATCCGTTTCGCCGACCAGCTTCCCTCCAGCAATCATGCACTTGTCCTGCCGGTCGCGGGCGCGGACCGGGGCAATCTCGCGTCCCTCGGCGACGCGCGCGCGGTGGTCGAGGCCGCTGCTCGCGCCCAGCGCTTCGAGGGCGAGAGCGGAGCGGTCGCCGAGACCTTCGTTGGCGGTGATGGCAGCAGCCCGGTCCGCCGGTTGCTGCTCGTCGGCACCGGATCGGCCAAGGACGGCGCCGCGGCCGAGAAGCTTGGCGGCGCGGCGGTCGGCCGGCTCCTGACCTCCGGCGAGCGCACCGTCGCCATCGACCTCACCGGCGCCGCCTTCGACGCCGATGCGGCCGCCCGCCTCGCGCTCGGCGCCGCTGCCCGCGGCTGGCGGCATGACCGCTATCGCACCCGGCTCAAGGAAAAGCAGAAGGTCAGCCTCGAGGAGCTGATCATCGTCGGCGCCCCCAAGGGTTCGGAAGAACGGTGGAACGAGCGCTATTCAGCCGTGCTCGACGGCCTCAAGCTCACTCGCGAACTGGTCACCGAGCCGGCCAACATCATCTATGCCGAAACCTTCGTCGAGCGCGTGCGCAAGGCGGCGGAGGGCAGCGGGCTGGTGGTCGAAGCGCTCGGTCAGGCCGAGATGGAGAAGCTCGGCATGGGCTCGCTCCTTTGCGTCAACCAGGGCACGGTGCGCGAGCCGCGGCTGCTGATCATGCGCTGGAACGGCGGGGCCGAGGGCGACAAGCCGCTGGCCCTGATCGGCAAGGGCGTGACCTTCGACACCGGCGG is from Sphingomonas sp. LHG3406-1 and encodes:
- a CDS encoding LPS assembly protein LptD — protein: MRHGVTAWTALPLVLALGTPALAQSSEPLQGPPASPPAAVPAAPPPPADSTSLAVPEDQIAFTADVVAYDSDAEVVTATGQVRVNRQGTFLAADQVRWDRRSGEVVATGNVVVVQPQGDRLISERVVLDDALRDATVENLLVVLESGGRLAADRATRQGDVTTLENAVYSPCQVTSTTGCPRRPSWRILAARVRYDERAERVRFERGRLEIFGVALPLLPIFSLGTGSGGEGYTGFLFPELRYSRRRGLEVSVPYHVNFGSNRDLTVTPHLYTSIRPGVEARYRELNKLGAFSLGAFVTYGDTTSYDDTRDDKDFRAYVEGNGKLQFDPYWSLTGQVRAATDKTVARFYDINRDDRFRNFLDLERIDTDSYVSLAGWAFQGLRQNDVQRTIPIALPAFDARVRLGQPVLGGRVELQANSLAVLRREGQDSQRAFASARWDMRRLTRFGQELLLTGYARGDVYHSDENELTSTVFYRGEKGWRGRGIAAAAAELRWPLMGNLLGGVQRLTPRVQLVVTPPTANISLPNEDSRSVDLEDSNLFALNRFPGYDRWEDGSRITYGLDWNLDRPGWAVSSNVGQSYRLNRDAQIFPNGTGLTDRWSDFVGRTRLKVGRFIDLTHRFRLDKDSFAVRRNELDLTVGTTETYARIDYLRLNRNIEAAVEDLRDKEELRLAGRWKFHRFWSVFGASVLDLTNGDEDPLSLADGINSVRHRLSLDYEDDCLSFGISWRRDYERLGDRAEGSTFSFRLSLKGLSR
- a CDS encoding peptidylprolyl isomerase, coding for MATAKTLFTTALLVGMAGVATAQVATAPRTPNSSATLNLPETVTVYGRPIPAIVKASAIVNGEVITQTDIDQRLALLAIANNQPIPKEEEERLRVQVLRNLIDETLQIQAAKQAEITVTQADIDRTVARVAEGVKRNPSQLADYLKQNGSSIRSIRRQIEGEIAWSRLQRQKIESQVSVGDDEVKAVIDRLNASKGTQEYRVGEIFLAATPANQAEVAANAQRIVAALRQGASFAGYARQFSEASTAAVGGDLGWVRPEQLPDQLSATLRAMGPGQLSQPIAIPGGFSILAVQDARKVLTADPRNAVLSLKQVSITFPAGTNAASADPLLQRFAASAQNIGGCGGADKVAADFKGDVVQSDNVRLRDLPPALQEMMLPMQVGQATRPFGSIEEGVRVLVICGRDEDQGANAPNPDAVFAQLQEERVNLRSRRYLRDLRRDAIIDYR
- the pdxA gene encoding 4-hydroxythreonine-4-phosphate dehydrogenase PdxA — protein: MNPPLPPLAVSLGDPAGIGPEVVAKSWDNRRALQLPPFVAVGDPRSLTGVWDGPIAIVSNPREAEDVFPHGLPLLAVPAAEAGIAGQPTVAGAHCSLDSLELAVGLARSGSCSAVVTGPVSKHQLYAIGFTHPGQTEFVAERCGVSSNNVAMMLAGPTLRTVPLTTHLPLREVADLLSTALIEARARVTLRGLQRNFGIAEPRLAVAGFNPHAGEGGSLGREEIDIIIPAIEALRAEGWDVVGPLPADTMFHTAARGRFDAALCMYHDQALIPLKALHFEEGVNLTLGLPIIRTAPDHGTAFDIAGEDRADPRAMAAAIRMAADCARYRTLNG
- a CDS encoding leucyl aminopeptidase — protein: MQIRFADQLPSSNHALVLPVAGADRGNLASLGDARAVVEAAARAQRFEGESGAVAETFVGGDGSSPVRRLLLVGTGSAKDGAAAEKLGGAAVGRLLTSGERTVAIDLTGAAFDADAAARLALGAAARGWRHDRYRTRLKEKQKVSLEELIIVGAPKGSEERWNERYSAVLDGLKLTRELVTEPANIIYAETFVERVRKAAEGSGLVVEALGQAEMEKLGMGSLLCVNQGTVREPRLLIMRWNGGAEGDKPLALIGKGVTFDTGGISIKPAAGMEAMKWDMGGAGAVAGAMLAIAKRKARANVVGLCGLVENMPSGSATRPGDVVTSMNGQTIEVINTDAEGRLVLADVITYAQREIGARRLVDLATLTGAMLVALGHEHAGLFSNNDTLAGELLVAAKETGDKLWRMPLGEAYDRLIDSPIADIKNVGPREAGSITAAQFLARFVEEGTEWAHLDIAGTVWSDKPGTTFDKGATGFGVRLLDRFVELVAE
- the rsmA gene encoding 16S rRNA (adenine(1518)-N(6)/adenine(1519)-N(6))-dimethyltransferase RsmA, whose amino-acid sequence is MTALPPLREVIARHGLSATKALGQNFLLDRQLLSRIAAIPGDLDGQSVYEVGPGPGGLTGALLNAGARVTAVERDRRCIPALAELQALFPGRLEVLEEDALKVDEAPLVGRGAHVVANLPYNVGTALLLRWLAAEWKPWWASLTLMFQKEVAERIVADAGDEAYGRLAVAAQWRAAPRIALPVHRSAFVPPPKVASAVVHIVPKDAPDGVDAAVLERLTAAAFGQRRKMLRQSLKSVPNALDALQGLGIAAERRAETVSVAEWVAVARALSSS